The genomic DNA ATGCAGAAGCTGCAGCTGTGGTTGCAGCCTTCGGAAATCTTCAGGTAGGCGTAGTGGCGCGGGGTCAGCTTGATGCCTTGTGGCGGCACCAGGTCGATCAGCGGGTTGTGGTCCTGGCGCGGTGGCACCACTTCGTGCACGGCGTTGACCACCTGCTCGTACTGCTGCGGGCCGGTCACGGACAATACGCTTGGGTGCACATTGCGGATGTTGCCTTCTTCCACGCCCATGCAGCCGGTGACGATGACCTTGCCGTTTTCCTTGATGGCCTCGCCGATCACTTCCAGGGACTCGGCCTTGGCCGAATCGATGAAGCCGCAAGTGTTGACCACGACCACGTCGGCGTCCTGGTACGTGGACACGACGTCATAGCCTTCCATGCGCAGCTGGGTCAGGATGCGCTCGGAGTCGACCAGAGCCTTCGGGCAACCCAGGGATACGAAGCCAACCTTCGGATTGGCGGGCGCGGTAGTGGTGGACATGTCTAACCTCGGTGTAGGGGGGATCGTCTCTTGCCGAGACAGGGCGCCTGGCGCGCCTCTGATCAAAAAGTGCGCAATTCTATCCAGGGTCGATGCACTTGACCAGCTTTATACCGGGAAATGCGACGAGTGCTGCGCTATGCTTCGCGCCTTTGCGCTCTGGCGATTGCTACAGTCAACAAAACGTCTGTAACAATACGTAAAACAGCGCATGCTGCCTCAACAAAGCATCGTGTTTCGTTGAAGAAGACAGGTCTGGGAATCGGGAGTGTTGGATGGGTCATGCAAGTAGTCAGGTGGCAGGCGCCGAGCATTCGGCAGCGAAGCCGCTGAGCATGCTGGTCGCGGCGGTCGGGGTGGTTTATGGCGACATCGGCACGAGCCCGTTGTACACCCTCAAGGAAGTGTTTTCCGGTGCCTATGGCGTGCCTGTCAATCACGATGGGGTGCTGGGGATTCTGTCGCTGATTTTCTGGTCGCTAATCTGGGTCGTGTCGCTCAAGTACATGATGTTCGTCCTGCGCGCCGACAACCAGGGCGAGGGCGGGATCATGGCGCTCACCGCCCTGGCGCGGCGAGCCGCGGCGGGAAGGGCGCGACTGCGGACATTCCTGGTGATCTGCGGCTTGATCGGCGCAGCGCTGTTCTACGGGGACAGCATGATCACGCACCCGGCGATTTCCGTGCTCTCGGCAGTTGAAGGTCTTGGCTTGGCGTTCGAAGGTATCGACCACTGGGTGGTGCCCTTGTCGCTGGTGGTGCTGGTGGGGCTGTTCCTGATCCAGCGCCACGGCACTGCACGGATTGGCATCCTGTTTGGCCCGATCATGGTGACCTGGTTCCTGGTGCTCGGCGCCCTGGGTGTGTACGGCATCCTGCAACACCCGGAGGTATTACAGTCGGTGAACCCGGCCTGGGCCGTGCGATTCTTTGTTGTCCATCCGGGCATGGGCGTGGCGATCCTCGGCGCGGTGGTGCTGGCGTTGACCGGCGCTGAAGCGCTGTACGCGGACATGGGCCATTTCGGTCGCAAACCGATTGCCCGCGCCTGGTTCATCCTGGTGCTGCCAGGTCTGATGCTCAACTATTTCGGCCAGGGCGCGTTGTTGCTGGGCGACCCGGAAGCGGCGCGCAACCCGTTTTATCTGCTGGCGCCGAGCTGGGCGCTGCTGCCGTTGGTAGGCTTGTCGACCCTGGCCACGGTGATCGCTTCCCAAGCGGTGATTTCCGGCGCGTTCTCCCTGACACGCCAGGCGACCCAGCTCGGTTACATCCCGCGCATGTACATCCAGCACACCTCCAGCGCCGAGCAGGGGCAGATCTACATCGGCGCGGTGAATTGGTCGCTGATGGTCGGCGTGGTGCTGCTGGTGCTGGGTTTCGAATCTTCCGGCGCGCTGGCTTCGGCCTACGGCGTGGCCGTGACCGGTACCATGCTGATGACCACGATCCTGGTGTCCGCGGTGATACTGCTGTTGTGGAAATGGCCGCCGCTGCTGGCGGTGCCGCTGTTGTTCGGTTTCCTGTTGGTGGACGGCCTGTACTTCGCCGCCAACGTGCCGAAGATCATCCAGGGCGGTGCGTTCCCGGTCATCGCCGGTATCGCCTTGTTCGTGCTGATGACCACCTGGAAGCGCGGCAAGCAACTGTTGGTGGATCGCCTGGACGAAGGGGCATTGCCGTTGCCGATTTTCATCAGCAGCATCCGCGTGCAACCGCCCCACCGTGTCCAAGGCACCGCCGTGTTCCTGACGGCGCGTTCGGACGCGGTGCCTCACGCGCTGTTGCATAATCTATTGCACAACCAGGTGCTGCATGAGCAAGTGGTGCTGCTGACAGTGGTGTACGAAGACATTCCCCGGGTACCGCCGCAGCGGCGCTTCGAGGTCGATGCCTATGGCGAAGGGTTCTTCCGGGTGATCCTGCACTTCGGCTTCACCGACGAGCCGGATGTCCCGCAGGCACTCAAGCTCTGCCATCTGGATGACCTGGATTTCAGCCCGATGCGCACCACCTACTTCCTCAGTCGCGAGACTGTCATTGCCTCCAAGCTCGAAGGCATGGCCCGCTGGCGCGAGCAGTTGTTCGCCTTCATGTTGAAAAACGCCAACGGCAACCTGCGCTTTTTCAATCTACCGTTGAACCGGGTGATTGAACTGGGGACGCAGGTCGAGATGTAGCCTCAGGAAAACAAGAAGCCCTCGTTGCCTTGTGGTGGCGGGGGCTTTTTTGTGGGCGACACTCATGCTGACGCCAGAGTGAAGCCCTTGTGGGAGCGAGCTTGCTCGCGATAGCGGAGTGTCAGTTTGCACAGATGTTGAATATGCCACCGTCATCGCGAGCAAGCTCGCTCCCACAGGGGGCAGTTGAGCGGGCACAAAAAAGCCCCCGGCAACCCTAAGGCTGCCGGGGCTTTTGTCAGGCGTGTAGCGGTTTACTGTTCGGCTGGTTTGCTCTGGCGCTTGTTGATCTCATCGATCAGGCGCTTGGCCAGGGCCGGGTAGTTCTCGTCGAAGTGGTGGCCGCCAGGCAGCTTGATGGCTTCTCCTACTGCTGTCTTGTCGGTGCAACCGCTTTCGTCGGCTTCTTCACCGCCGTAGATGCACACCACTTTTTCGGCTGGCAGCTTGGCCATTTCCGGGCCGGTGGCGGCTTCGGTGCCGGCGTTGCCGAGCCAGCCTTCGACTTCGATCTCGAAGCTGCCGGTGCGGGGCGAAGGCTAGCAGGATGATCGCATCGACCCGCTGTTGTTCGGTGGCCGGCAGGCGATTGTAAATGGCCGGCAACACGTCGGCGCCGAAGGAGTAGCCGGTCAGGATGAAGCGCTTGGTGCCCCAGATCTGCCGGTAGTGTTGCATCAGCTCGGTCAGGTCCGCCGCGCTCTGCTCGGGGCTCTTGTGCTGCCAGTAGTAGCGCAGGGTGTCGATGCCGACCACCGGGTAGCCGATCTTGGCCATTTCATCGGCCACGTCGCGGTCCAGGTCGCGCCAGCCGCCATCTCCGGAGAGAAACAGAGTGACGGTGTCCCGTGTCTGGCTGGCTGGGACTTCCACCACCGGGATGCTCAGGCCGCCCTTGGCCTTGTCGGTGCCCACCAGGATTTTGCGCAGTTCGTTATTCAGCACTTGCGGCAGGTTGATGTCGTAGTCGCTGATGCTGGTCTCGGCATTCGATTGGTCGCGTACGAAACCGGCGCTGGTGTCGTCGGGGTTGTCGTTCCAGGCCACCAGCCAATGGCCGTGGGCTGCTTTTTTAGGCAGCAGGTGGGTGCAACCGGGTTTTTCCAGGGCCAGGTCCACCGAAACGGCCTTGGCCTTGTCGTCCTTCTGCTCGGCCAGCCAACGCCAGGCCAGCACGGCGCCAGGGCCGATGCCGCTGACCAGCGTGGCAGGGCCCTGGAGCTCCCTCAGGCCAGCCTGCAGGGCACGGCCTTGCAACATGCAGTCCTTGGGCAGGATCACCTGGACGATCTGCGCCGAGCCGCTGCGGCTGAGGGTCGTCAATTGTGTGTCGCTGAGCTTCTGGTCTTCATTGACCGCCACCAGTACCCGGGCTCGCGCCTTGGTACCGGGAGTGACGCGGGTCAGGGCTGCGCCATCGGCGGGCGCCAGTTGTTCCAGGGTCGGTTGCGGGGCTGGGCGGTTCCAGTACCAGTAACCGCCACCGAGAATCACCGCCAGCACCAGCAGGGCGGCCACTACGTATCGCCAGGAGCGTTGCATCATCAGCGTTTCACCAGTCCAGTCAGGCCGCCTGCAATCAGGGCGGCGGTATCGGCCAGCGCCACCAGCGGATCGAGTCCGGCGGGCACGGCCATGTAACGAGGTTCCCAGTCAGGCTGGAATTTGTCTTTGAAGCGGCGCAGCCCCTGGAAGTTATAGAGCTGCTCGCCACGGCGGAACACCATCGAGCCCAGGCGCTGGGTCAGCGGTGCGCCGCGTCTCGGTTGCAGGCCCGACAGCGGGACCATGCCGAGGCTGAAGCGGGCGTAGTCATGGTTTTTATAATGCTGGATGAGGCCGACCATCATGAACTCCATGGTCAGTTTCGGGGCCTCGGGGTGGGCACGCATCAGGTCGAGGCTGGCCAGTTCGTGGCTGTGGGTTTCCAACAGGTTGGCGAACGCCACCGGCCGGCCTTCGAAACGAATCACCGCGATGCGGAAATGCTTGAGGTAGTCATCGCTGAAACGCCCCAGGGAAAAACCTTTTTCCCGCACGTTCTTGCCGGTCAGCCAGGCATCGGAAATGATCTTGAGCTCATCCATCGGCGCCTGGCCCGGCTCGTGGATCTCCAGCGACAGGCCGTCACGGGTGCCGCGGTTCCAGGTGTAGCGCAAGTCCTTCATCTCTTTGCCCTTGGCTTCGAGATCGAAACGCTTGAGGTCGACCCGTGCTTCCTCGCCCAGCTTGATGGCCGTCAGGCCGATGTCCATGTAGTACGGCAGGTTTTCGGCGCGCACCTGATAGAACACGGGACGGGCATGGTAGATGTCACACAGGTCGCGGAACTGCCAGATCATTTCGGCCCGTTGCTGGGTTGGACCGATCGGGTCGTACAGCGCCACCAGGCTGCGGCCACGGCGGGCGTACATCAGGAACGCCTCGTCGTTGGGGTGAAACAGCAGTGCCTTGTCACCGGTCAGGGCCAGGCCGCCGTCGGGTTGCGAAGATGTCATGAGAATCGTCTTAGCCCGCTCCAGCTCATCAGCCGTCGGTAAATGGATCACCGGCCGTGCGGTGCGCAGCAGCCAGGTCAGGGATACCACTACCAGCAGTACTGCGGCGCCCAGCAGCGAGCGCAGGCCGCGAGGAGCGTCCGCATCGAGGGTGAACTGCCACCAGAGTTGATGGCTGTAGGGCACGTCCTGGTAGGCAAACAGCAGCAGCCAGGTCGACGCGCCGAGCACGCAGAGGCTGGCGATCAGGAACAGCGGGGAAAATGGCAGCTCGGTCAGGCGGCTCGGACGATAAAAGGAGCGCCGGAATACCGCCAGCAGGGCCGCTGTCAGGGTCAGCAGCGTGGCTTCTTCCCAGTCAAAACCCTTGAGCAGTGAGAGCAGGGCACCCACCAGGAGCAGCACCGTAGTCAGCATCCAGGCGGCCGACAGGCGACGGCGCAGGCCTTGGGCGAGCAACAGGCACAACACGCCCACCAGGCTGGCGCCGAGGTGCGACGCGTCCACCAGCCGATGAGGAATCAGGAAGCCGATGTGCTCCAAGCGGGTGTCGATTTCCGGGGTCACGCCGGAAAACAGCAGCACCACACCGGAGAGGAACACCAGCACCGCCAGGATCGGCGCGGCGAAACCCGATGCCGCCCGCAGGCTCTGGCGTGTCTGGAACAGCCGTTGCGCCTCGTTGATCAGCAGCAACACGCAGGCCACCAGCATTGGCAGCAGCACGTAGATCAAGCGATACAGCAACAGCGCGGCGGCCAGCGGTGCGGCGCCGAGTTTGTCGGCAAACGCGGCCAGCAGGATCGCTTCGAATACCCCGACCCCGCCCGGTACATGGCTGAGCACGCCGGCGGCCAGCGCCAGCAGGTACACCAGCAGGAAGGCGCCGAACGGCGGTGCCTCGGGCAGCAACAGATACAACACAGTGGCGGCCGCGGCCACATCCAGCGCGGTGATCACCAACTGCAAGAAGGTCAGGCGGCGACCCGGCAGGCGCAGTGTGCGACGCCCGGCCTTTACCAGAAGGCTGTCCCGATAAGGCTGCTCCGGCAGGCGGCGGCGGTAAATGCCGATGGCCAATACGCTGGTGAGCAGCAGCACCGCCACGGAAATCGCCCCGAGCAAAGCGGCAGGCAAGTGCAGCGCGGCAGACGCGGCGGGCAGGTTGCTGAGTGTCGCCAGGGCCGCCAACGGCGGCAACGCGCAGCCCAGGGACAGGCTGGCGAACAGCGTCATGTGGGCGACATCCGATGCCCCCAGGCCATGGCGTGCATACAGACGGTAGCGAACCGAACCGCCCGATAGCAGCGACAGGCCAATGGCATTGCCGATGGCGAATGCGGTGAACCCGCCCAGGACCATGGTTTGTGGCGGCAGTGTCACACCGGCGTAACGGCTGGCGGACCATTCGTAGCCCAAAAGAATGATGAAGCCGACGACCGTGGCGGCGATCGCACCGAGCAGGGCTGGCCGGGGCACTTCCAGAATCGAGTCGTGCAGGGCGTATAGATCGAGCTCGCTCAGCAGATGGCGGCAGGCAATCAATGCAATCGCAAACAGCAGCAGCGTTACCGCGAGGCCGATGGGCTGGCGGTACTGGCTGATCCGATCCAGCCAGCGCAGTCGTTCGGCTTTGATCGGTTGTGTCGCAGTAACGGAGTCTTGCGGGTCAGACGAGTGGGCGCGCATCAATCACCTCTTGAGCTATGCGCGACAGGATGGGGGTATCCAGCTAAGTTACCAATCCCCGCGGTAAAAAATAATTACAAAAAATTTGTAATGAGGCCTTTTTTCGTCAGGCACAAAAAAGGCCACTCTTTCGAGCAGCCTTTCTTGATATTTGGTTGCGGGAGCCGGATTTGAACCGACGACCTTCGGGTTATGAGCCCGACGAGCTACCAGACTGCTCCATCCCGCGTCTGTGTGGCGGCATTCTACAGGCGAACGCCCGAGTGTCAACCGTTAAAAGACGCAGGGGTCAAATAAACGGCCGATCCGTTCCTTGCCTTCCTAAATGCGTGGAATTAAAGGGAAATTGTCCTACAACTTGCAGTGCGCGGAGTATCGCAGGTTGCGTGTCTCTGATCGTGTGGTCAGAAACGAGCGCGCACAAAAAAGGCCACTCTTTCGAGTAGCCTTTCTTGATGTTTGGTTGCGGGAGCCGGATTTGAACCGACGACCTTCGGGTTATGAGCCCGACGAGCTACCAGACTGCTCCATCCCGCGTCTGTGTGGCGGCATTCTACAGAGGATCGAGCCGCTGTCAACCCCGGTGTCATAAAAACCTGTTCCGCTTCAAGCGCTTAGACTTGGAAAAGACATTGTGACAGCGCTGTGACGCAGGCCTGGCAAGGGCTGTAGCTCTATTGGAGAGTGCGTTGCGATTGAAGAAGTAAATTTATGTAGGCGTTTTCGGGACGCGACGAAGGATCTTTCAAACTACTGGTGCTATATACAGGTGCCGATGCGATACTGGTAGCCCGATTCGTCCCACGCCCTGTTCTTCTATGACGCAACGTAAAATCATCCATGTCGACTGTGACTGTTTTTATGCCGCTATCGAGATGCGCGATGATCCGCGGCTGGCCGGCAAGCCTATGGCGGTGGGTGGCTCGGCGGATCGGCGGGGTGTGATTGCCACCTGTAACTACGAAGCGCGAGCCTACGGCGTGCGCTCGGCCATGTCTTCCGGCCACGCCTTGAAGCTCTGTCCGGACCTCACCATCGTCAAGCCGCGAATGGAGGCCTATCGGGAAGCGTCGAAGGAAATTCATACGATTTTCAGCGATTACACCGACCTGATCGAGCCGCTGTCCCTGGACGAGGCCTACCTGGACGTTTCCGCCAGCGCCCATTTCGGCGGCAGCGCCACCCGCATCGCCCAGGACATTCGCCGACGTGTTTCCAATCAGTTGCACATCACCGTGTCCGCCGGCGTCGCGCCGAACAAGTTCCTGGCCAAGATTGCCAGTGACTGGAAAAAGCCCAACGGGTTGTTTGTCATCACCCCGGACCAGGTCGAGGACTTTGTCTCGGCCCTGCCGGTCAGCAAGCTTCACGGTGTTGGCAAGGTCACCGCTGAGAAGCTGAACCGGCTCGGTATCGTCGATTGCCTGCAGTTGCGTGAATGGGACAAGTTGGCGCTGGTGCGAGAGTTCGGCAGTTTTGGCGAGCGGCTCTGGAGCCTGGCCCGTGGGATCGATGAGCGTTTGGTGCACAACGACAGCCGACGGCAGTCCATCAGTGTGGAAAATACCTACGATGTCGACTTGCCCGACCTGGTGAGTTGCCTCGACAAACTGCCGGAGTTGATGGAAACCCTCAAAGGGCGCATGGCGCGGATCGACAGCAGTTATCGACCGGGCAAGCCGTTCGTCAAAGTGAAGTTCCACGACTTCACCCAGACCACGCTGGAACAGGCCGGGGCAGGGCGGGACCTGGGCAGCTATCAGTTGCTGTTGACTCAGGCGTTCAACCGGGGCGGCAAGCCGGTGCGGTTATTGGGGATCGGGGTGCGGCTGGAGGATTTGCGGGGAGGGTTCGAGCAGTTGGAGTTGTTTGAGCGGTGAGGCTGCCACTTGGCTGAATGTCTTGCCTGACGTCCACTTTGTCGCGAGGGACGCTTGTGGGAGCAAAGCTTGCTCGCGATGGCATCCTTGAGGTCGCCATCGCGGGCAAGCCTTGCTCCCACAGGTCTTGGTCTGCACAAACTCTTTGTCACCGGGGGTATTTCAATTCGCGCCCGGATCCGCCACCAACCGCCCGCCATCCTTGGTCAGGGCTTTCATGAATTCGGCCTGCAGCTCCGGATCGTTGCGCGTCAGTTCGATCAGGCTCTGTTCCAGTTCACTGGCTTCTTCTTCAAGTCCCAGCTCCGACAGGCGCTTGACCCGATGAACCCACTGGCTCACCTCGTCATCTTCCAGGTCGTCGTAGATCAGCGCGTGCGCTTCCACCAGTTTGCTGCGCAAGGTGCTGCTGACGCTAAGGGATGAATCGCTGTGCACTTCGTCCTGAGCATCCGTCACGCTGATCTGCAACTTGCCGAACTGGCTCAGGTCCTGCTCGGCGAACGGGCTTTCCAGCAGGTTCAAGCGCAGCACGCCGTTACGGTCGGTACTCAGCTCGAAGGTCTGCCGGGCGGCCTTGACTTCCACCGGGCGTTCGCTCCACGGCAGGCTCGAGTGTTCCGTGCGCTTGTCGCGCTGGATTTCGTCGATGCCCGCCAAGTTCTGCTGGGCACGGCCATGGGAGGGGACGTTCATGAACGGGTTGAGCCCGGCGAAACCGTAGCTGATCCAGTCACGGGTCGCCGTGTCCGGCAGGCTGCCGAGGGCGAACACATTGACCACGTTCGCGCCGATACCGGCCACCACGGCCACCGCGCCCAGGGGAATCTCGTAGATCTCCCGCCAGGGTTGGTAAGGCGTGTATCGATCGTAACGGCGGGTGACCTCGAACTCAGTGACTTCGAAGGTCTTCTGCTCATGGATGCGCACCCGACGCTGCGGCAGGTCGAGCACCTTGGGTTCGCCCACGTCGATCTGCAGGCTGTGGTCGAGCAGTTTGCGCTCGACCCGCTCTTCGTGCTCGCTGCGTTGTGACATTTGGTTGGCACAGCCGCTGACCAGCAGGGCGCCGCACAGGGCGGCGCCACCGAGGCCTAAGGGGTTTCGCTTGAACATGACGTCTCTATCTGGTGTCAGCGGCGGATACGGGCCTGGAGGAACGACAGCACGTCGGCAACCGGCAGCGCTTGCGGCTCGGCCTCGGTGCGGCTCTTGTATTCCAGGTTGCCTTCGGCCAGGCCACGGTCACTGACGACGATCCGATGGGGGATGCCGATCAGTTCCATGTCCGCGAACTTGATGCCGGGGCTGGTTTTCTTGTCGCGGTCGTCCAGCAACACTTCGAAGCCGGCGGCCGTCAGTTCGGCGTAGAGCTTGTCGGTGGCTTCGCGCACCAGGTCGGTTTCATAGCGCAGCGGCACCAGGGCTACCTGGAACGGCGCGAGTGTGTCGCTCCAGATGATGCCTTTCTCGTCGTTGTTCTGCTCGATGGCGGCTGCCACCACGCGGGAAACGCCGATGCCGTAGCAACCCATTTCCAGGGTGACCGGCTTGCCGTTCTCGCCCAGCACTTCGCACTTCATCGCCTTGCTGTACTTGTTGCCCAGCTGGAAGATGTGCCCGACTTCGATGCCCCGCTTGATTTCCAGGGTGCCCTTGCCGTCCGGGCTCGGGTCGCCGGCCACGACGTTGCGCAGGTCCGCCACGGTTGGAACCGGCAGGTCGCGCTCCCAGTTCACGCCGAAGTAGTGCTTGTCGTCGATGTTGGCGCCGATGGCGAAATCGCTCATCAGCTCGACAGAGCGGTCGATGATGATCGGCAGTGGCAGGTTCAACGGGCCGAGGGAACCGGCACCGGCGCCAATGGCGTCGCGCAGATCGGCTTCGGTGGCCATGACCAGCGGGCTGGCGACGCCTGGCTGGTTGGCGGCCTTGATTTCATTCAGTTCGTGGTCGCCACGGACGATCAGGGCAATCAGCTTGCCGGCTTCTTCCGCCCGCACGATCAGGGTCTTGATGGTGCGTTCGATCGGCAGGTTGTAGCCTTCCACCAACTGGGCAATGGTCTTGGCGTTCGGGGTGTCCACCAGGCGCAGCTCTTCAGTCGGCGCGGCGCGGGAGGTTTCCCGCGGCACGGCTTCGGCTTTCTCGATGTTGGCGGCGTAGTCGGAACCATTGCTGAAGACGATGTCGTCTTCGCCGGACTCGGCCAGCACGTGGAACTCATGGGAGCCGGCACCGCCGATGGAGCCGTTGTCGGCTTCAACCGGGCGGAATTTCAGGCCCAGGCGGGTGAACACGTTGCAATACGCCTGGTGCATGCGGTCGTAGGTGACTTGCAGCGAAGCCAGGTCGGCATGGAACGAGTAGGCGTCCTTCATGATGAATTCGCGACCGCGCATCAGGCCGAAGCGTGGACGGATTTCATCACGGAACTTGGTCTGGATCTGATACAGGTTGATGGGCAGTTGCTTGTAGCTGCTCAACTCATTGCGCATCAGGTCGGTGATCACTTCTTCGTGGGTCGGGCCTGCACAGAAGTCGCGACCGTGACGGTCTTTGATGCGCAGCAGCTCAGGGCCCGTATTCTTCCCAGCGCCCCGACTCCTGCCACAGCTCGGCCGGTTGGGTGCTCGGCATCAACACTTCCAGGGAGCCGGCGGCGTTCATCTCTTCGCGAACGATGGCTTCCACCTTGCGCATGACCCGCAGGCCCATCGGCAGCCAGGTGTACAGGCCCGAGGCGAGTTTGCGGATCATGCCGGCACGCAGCATCAACTGATGGCTGATCACGACGGCGTCGGAAGGCGTTTCTTTCTGTGTGGCGAGCAAAAATTGACTGGTGCGCATGGTTGGCCGTTGTCGGTTGCTGATGACGAGAAGTGACGGAGCATTGTACGGGCGAGATGCCCTGGCGTACAGGCGCGTGGCCGGTCGCCAGGTGCGAACGCCGGTTTCCCTGGCGTTTGCTGAAGTTTCCTACGACTCTTCCGCAGGCCGGGTGGGCGCCGGTTCCTCGCTGGGTGTCGAATCCTGGCGACGGTTCTCCCTGGAACCAGTGCAAGGCGATCAGCAGCAGGGTCGGCACGCCCAGCAGGGCGGTGATCAGGAAGAAGTTGTGGTAGCCGAATTTTTCCACCATCACCCCTGAATAACCCCCGATCAAGCGCGGCAGCAACAGCATGATCGAGCTGAGCAGGGCGTATTGGGTGGCGGAGAATTTCAGGTTGGTCAGGCTCGACAGGTAGGCGACGAACGCCGAAGTGGCCAGGCCGGAGCTGAAGTTGTCCAGGGAGATGGTGACAATCAGCATCTGCAGGTTGGCGCCCATGTCGGTCAACATCAGAAAGAGGATGTTGGTGGCGGCCGAGGCGACACCGCCGATGAACAGGATGGGCAGGATGCCGAAACGGACGATCAGCAGGCCGCCCATGCCGGCCCCGACGAGGGTCATGATCAGGCCGAAAATCTTGCTGACGCTGGCGATCTGGTCCTTGGTGAACCCTTGGTCGATGTAGAACACGTTGGCCATGACGCCCATGACTGTGTCGGACATCCGATAGGTTGCGATCAGCCCGAGCAGCAGCAGGGCCTGCCAGCGGTAACGCAGAATGAAATCGTTGATCGGCGTCAGCACTGGCGCCAGTCCGCGACGGCCCATGGCCGACAGGCACAGGGCCGTCAGGATGGTATAGAGGATGGCCCGCAGGAAGGCGCGGTCTTCGAGCAGCAGGTCGAGCAGGCTGACGCCCTCGAACAGCACGCTGGCAAAGTCGGTGTTGAACAACTGGGTGAACATCGCCGGGACGGAGACCAGCAGCACGATCAGCACGAATACCGACGCCAACTGATGAACGAACGTGTAGCGGCCGGCCTGCAATTGGGTGCGCAGCGGCACCGGCGGCTCGCGCATGAACAGTGAGGTGAGGAGCGCCGGGACCATCAACACGCCGAACAGCAGGTAAGTACCAGCCCAGGCCGAGTGTTTGTAGTTGAAACCGGTGGAACCAAAGCCTTCGGCGAAGAACAGGGCGCCGGCGGTGGCCAGCAGCGCGGCGATGCGGTAACCGGACATATAGCTGGCGGCGAGGGCGGCCTGGCGGGTGTCGTCGGCGATCTCCAGGCGATAGGCGTCGACGGCGATGTCCTGCGTCGCGGAGGCGAAGGCCACGATCACGGCGATGGCGATCAACCATGACAGGTGTTTTTGTGGATCGCAGAAGCCCATGCCGATCAGGCCGAGGATCACCAGCGCCTGGGACAGCACCAGCCATGAACGGCGACGCCCCAGTTTGCCCAGCAGTGGCAGGCGCCATTGGTCGAGC from Pseudomonas beijingensis includes the following:
- a CDS encoding potassium transporter Kup, coding for MLVAAVGVVYGDIGTSPLYTLKEVFSGAYGVPVNHDGVLGILSLIFWSLIWVVSLKYMMFVLRADNQGEGGIMALTALARRAAAGRARLRTFLVICGLIGAALFYGDSMITHPAISVLSAVEGLGLAFEGIDHWVVPLSLVVLVGLFLIQRHGTARIGILFGPIMVTWFLVLGALGVYGILQHPEVLQSVNPAWAVRFFVVHPGMGVAILGAVVLALTGAEALYADMGHFGRKPIARAWFILVLPGLMLNYFGQGALLLGDPEAARNPFYLLAPSWALLPLVGLSTLATVIASQAVISGAFSLTRQATQLGYIPRMYIQHTSSAEQGQIYIGAVNWSLMVGVVLLVLGFESSGALASAYGVAVTGTMLMTTILVSAVILLLWKWPPLLAVPLLFGFLLVDGLYFAANVPKIIQGGAFPVIAGIALFVLMTTWKRGKQLLVDRLDEGALPLPIFISSIRVQPPHRVQGTAVFLTARSDAVPHALLHNLLHNQVLHEQVVLLTVVYEDIPRVPPQRRFEVDAYGEGFFRVILHFGFTDEPDVPQALKLCHLDDLDFSPMRTTYFLSRETVIASKLEGMARWREQLFAFMLKNANGNLRFFNLPLNRVIELGTQVEM
- the mprF gene encoding bifunctional lysylphosphatidylglycerol flippase/synthetase MprF — encoded protein: MRAHSSDPQDSVTATQPIKAERLRWLDRISQYRQPIGLAVTLLLFAIALIACRHLLSELDLYALHDSILEVPRPALLGAIAATVVGFIILLGYEWSASRYAGVTLPPQTMVLGGFTAFAIGNAIGLSLLSGGSVRYRLYARHGLGASDVAHMTLFASLSLGCALPPLAALATLSNLPAASAALHLPAALLGAISVAVLLLTSVLAIGIYRRRLPEQPYRDSLLVKAGRRTLRLPGRRLTFLQLVITALDVAAAATVLYLLLPEAPPFGAFLLVYLLALAAGVLSHVPGGVGVFEAILLAAFADKLGAAPLAAALLLYRLIYVLLPMLVACVLLLINEAQRLFQTRQSLRAASGFAAPILAVLVFLSGVVLLFSGVTPEIDTRLEHIGFLIPHRLVDASHLGASLVGVLCLLLAQGLRRRLSAAWMLTTVLLLVGALLSLLKGFDWEEATLLTLTAALLAVFRRSFYRPSRLTELPFSPLFLIASLCVLGASTWLLLFAYQDVPYSHQLWWQFTLDADAPRGLRSLLGAAVLLVVVSLTWLLRTARPVIHLPTADELERAKTILMTSSQPDGGLALTGDKALLFHPNDEAFLMYARRGRSLVALYDPIGPTQQRAEMIWQFRDLCDIYHARPVFYQVRAENLPYYMDIGLTAIKLGEEARVDLKRFDLEAKGKEMKDLRYTWNRGTRDGLSLEIHEPGQAPMDELKIISDAWLTGKNVREKGFSLGRFSDDYLKHFRIAVIRFEGRPVAFANLLETHSHELASLDLMRAHPEAPKLTMEFMMVGLIQHYKNHDYARFSLGMVPLSGLQPRRGAPLTQRLGSMVFRRGEQLYNFQGLRRFKDKFQPDWEPRYMAVPAGLDPLVALADTAALIAGGLTGLVKR
- the dinB gene encoding DNA polymerase IV: MTQRKIIHVDCDCFYAAIEMRDDPRLAGKPMAVGGSADRRGVIATCNYEARAYGVRSAMSSGHALKLCPDLTIVKPRMEAYREASKEIHTIFSDYTDLIEPLSLDEAYLDVSASAHFGGSATRIAQDIRRRVSNQLHITVSAGVAPNKFLAKIASDWKKPNGLFVITPDQVEDFVSALPVSKLHGVGKVTAEKLNRLGIVDCLQLREWDKLALVREFGSFGERLWSLARGIDERLVHNDSRRQSISVENTYDVDLPDLVSCLDKLPELMETLKGRMARIDSSYRPGKPFVKVKFHDFTQTTLEQAGAGRDLGSYQLLLTQAFNRGGKPVRLLGIGVRLEDLRGGFEQLELFER